From Qipengyuania soli:
TACCTCTTCAGTCCGGGCGGGGTTGTTGGCGGGCACGCGGCCTTGTCGGATACCGCCAGGATCGCCGATGCACTGATCCTGCCTTACTGGTTCTGGGGAGGGGCCATCACGGTGGCGATCGTTGCCATGGTCTGGAAAGCGCTCCAGGTCGCCAGCCGCTACTAGGCCGGCTCCTTCTCGCGCATCTCCAGGATTGTTCCCCTGTACGGGATGAAAGTACCCGTCCCGTCGAGAAACCCCGCGCCGATGGCATTTGCCCGCGCCTGCGCCTCGCGCAAGCTATCATACCATTTGCCGCGGCGTTTGGGGGTCAGGAACCGGTATTGGGTCATCGCACCTGCATTAAGCGCGAGGAGGCTCTCGGTTCCCTGCAAACCCCTGAAAATGCGGTGAATTGAAACGAAAAGGGCGGCCCCGCAGGACCGCCCTCTTTCGTGACGATATCGTCGGAACTTAGCGCGAGTAGAACTCGACGACCAGGTTCGGTTCCATGGTGACTGGGTAAGGCACTTCGTCGAGCTTCGGCACGCGGGTGAAGGTCACCTTGTCGTTGCCGTCGGTAGCGACGTAGTCGGGAATGTCACGCTCGGGCAGGCTCTGCGCTTCGATGACGAGCGCCATTTCCTGGGCCTTCTTGCCGAGGCTGATCACGTCACCGACCTTCACGCGACGCGAGGCGATGTTGCACTTCACGCCGTTGACGTAGATGTGGCCGTGCGAAACGATCTGGCGGGCCGAGAAGATGGTCGGCGCGAACTTGGCGCGGTAGACGACCATGTCGAGGCGCTGTTCGAGCAGGCCGATCAGGTTCTGGCCAGTGTCGCCCTTCATGCGCGACGCTTCGATGTAGGTGCGCTTGAACTGCTTTTCGGTGACGTCGCCGTAGTAGCCCTTGAGCTTCTGCTTCGCGCGCAGCTGGAGACCGAAGTCGCTCATCTTGCCCTTGCGGCGCTGACCGTGCTGGCCCGGGCCGTAAGAACGCTTGTTGACCGGCGAATTCGGACGACCCCAGATGTTTTCGCCCATCCGGCGGTCGAGCTTGTACTTGGCGCTGGTGCGCTTCGTCATGAGACGTAATCCTTCAATTTGCTGTCACCATCCCATCGATGGTGCTTCAACCCGGCATCGCACCGCTGGAGCTGTTCTCCAGCGCGGCCACCGCTTCACCGGGGTACGGGGCCAATTCGCGAAGGCGCGCCATTAGCAGTTTTCCCGCTCGCGTCAACCGGTCTGCTTACACCGAATTGCCGTTGGCGCGTGGCTCGGTCGGGTGTAGCACGCCGGGATGGACAGGGCCGCACATCCCGGGAGAGGGGAGGCTGGTCAATGCCCCAAACATTCGACTTTGTCGTCGTCGGTGGAGGTTCGGCCGGAGCAGCGCTTGCTGCAAGGTTGACTGAAGATCCGCAGGTCACAGTTGCACTGATAGAGGCAGGTGGAAAGCCGCCTGCGCACGAGGCGATGCCGATGGCTTGCGCTTCACTTCAGCTCGACCCCGAAACCGACTGGATGTTCAGGGGCAG
This genomic window contains:
- the rpsD gene encoding 30S ribosomal protein S4: MTKRTSAKYKLDRRMGENIWGRPNSPVNKRSYGPGQHGQRRKGKMSDFGLQLRAKQKLKGYYGDVTEKQFKRTYIEASRMKGDTGQNLIGLLEQRLDMVVYRAKFAPTIFSARQIVSHGHIYVNGVKCNIASRRVKVGDVISLGKKAQEMALVIEAQSLPERDIPDYVATDGNDKVTFTRVPKLDEVPYPVTMEPNLVVEFYSR